One genomic segment of Nitrospira sp. includes these proteins:
- a CDS encoding DUF2203 domain-containing protein: MARDENETSPDRVFSLLEANQLIPQLQLHLSTVREGKTVLIRTREEVSKASANACFGGGTPAGVSYVKCLQGISANLHAIHELGVVVKDIDLGLCDFPHIRDGRVVYLCWKLGEKEIRWWHEVTSGYNDRCPIEEDPA; this comes from the coding sequence ATGGCTCGTGACGAAAACGAAACCAGCCCGGACCGCGTGTTTTCACTCCTCGAAGCTAATCAGCTCATCCCTCAGCTCCAACTGCATCTGTCAACCGTCCGAGAAGGTAAAACCGTCCTTATCCGAACCCGTGAAGAGGTGAGCAAAGCATCGGCCAATGCATGCTTCGGAGGCGGGACACCAGCTGGCGTTTCCTACGTGAAATGCCTCCAGGGCATCAGCGCCAACCTCCATGCCATCCATGAGTTGGGAGTCGTTGTAAAGGACATCGATCTCGGGCTATGCGACTTCCCTCATATCCGTGATGGTCGAGTCGTCTACTTGTGCTGGAAACTCGGCGAAAAAGAAATCCGCTGGTGGCACGAAGTCACATCCGGATACAACGATCGTTGTCCTATCGAAGAAGATCCCGCCTAA
- a CDS encoding thiamine pyrophosphate-dependent enzyme, whose translation MSKERIQISEALYDIMPSDYQDLVKSATYGKDDRGWKDIGTSKELIEQHSLCAGCPESMAFRYILASLPNPEDTVMVGSTGCTSLVFPMVAVHNIHSLFGNQNAIASGLKRALSVRFPGRVKDVVVLAGDGATVDIGLDMTLQAWFRQEKFTTICFDNELYANTGGQESGLMQKGFVAKMAPVGKLFDKVRLPEIARESGCHYVVNCTVSKPSLVEKVIRNAVHIAREIGPTYLQLYTPCILEIGKNSMEGLQEMRDSEKPTERFAYKEYISDPAKQLLAELAAKDKERKAAAKQLAAQAQAN comes from the coding sequence ATGAGCAAAGAGCGCATACAAATTTCCGAAGCTCTGTACGACATCATGCCGTCGGACTATCAGGATCTCGTAAAGAGCGCCACCTACGGCAAGGATGACCGAGGCTGGAAAGACATTGGGACATCGAAGGAGTTGATTGAGCAACATTCGCTCTGCGCCGGCTGCCCCGAGTCCATGGCCTTCCGCTACATATTGGCCTCACTTCCCAATCCAGAGGATACGGTCATGGTCGGCTCGACCGGCTGTACCAGTCTGGTGTTTCCAATGGTCGCCGTCCATAACATTCACTCGTTGTTTGGAAATCAGAATGCGATCGCATCGGGTCTTAAACGTGCCCTCAGCGTCAGATTCCCAGGCCGTGTGAAAGACGTCGTCGTCCTCGCCGGTGACGGTGCGACGGTCGACATCGGTCTGGATATGACGCTGCAGGCTTGGTTCAGACAAGAGAAGTTCACCACCATCTGCTTCGACAACGAACTCTATGCCAACACCGGCGGACAGGAGAGCGGGCTGATGCAGAAAGGCTTTGTCGCGAAGATGGCGCCGGTCGGGAAGTTATTCGATAAAGTGCGCTTGCCGGAGATAGCCCGTGAGTCGGGCTGTCACTATGTAGTGAACTGCACGGTCAGCAAACCATCACTGGTCGAGAAGGTTATCCGCAACGCCGTGCATATAGCCCGAGAAATCGGCCCGACCTATCTCCAGCTCTACACTCCATGCATTCTCGAAATCGGCAAGAACAGCATGGAAGGCTTGCAAGAAATGCGTGACTCTGAAAAGCCGACCGAGCGGTTCGCGTATAAGGAATACATCAGCGATCCGGCGAAGCAACTCTTGGCTGAGCTGGCCGCCAAGGATAAAGAACGGAAGGCAGCCGCTAAACAGTTGGCCGCTCAGGCACAAGCCAATTAG
- a CDS encoding outer membrane beta-barrel protein produces the protein MSGLCCTIVRYSLAVVMLVFVLFSSPAQAEWYVAGQAGATFNGYFGHIAGTTGNAAGLDFSQLGLQNSVLYGGKVGYYLDDPGFKWLGVEMEVFTSTPNIKQQAVTINDGGNTTVELTRGQDVRVTNFSPFSVMFRYQIGRLEPYAGGGLGIYFINTHDAQTNTSSSDNGALGFIAKAGLRWMVTDHLALFGEWKYNQVKYNYDSMPIGSTDGGGQAQYRSYIAVGGIGWHF, from the coding sequence ATGAGTGGATTGTGCTGTACCATTGTCCGCTATTCTCTTGCGGTTGTGATGCTGGTCTTCGTGCTGTTCAGCAGCCCAGCCCAGGCCGAGTGGTATGTGGCGGGGCAGGCTGGAGCCACCTTTAACGGCTACTTCGGTCACATAGCAGGGACGACGGGTAACGCTGCTGGCCTGGACTTCTCGCAACTCGGCCTTCAGAATTCGGTCCTCTATGGGGGCAAGGTCGGATATTATCTTGACGACCCAGGGTTCAAATGGCTGGGTGTCGAGATGGAGGTGTTCACTTCGACACCGAATATTAAGCAACAAGCCGTAACGATCAATGACGGAGGAAACACCACCGTCGAGCTTACCCGTGGGCAAGATGTCCGAGTCACTAATTTTTCACCTTTCAGCGTCATGTTCCGCTACCAGATAGGTCGATTGGAACCGTACGCGGGGGGTGGATTGGGGATCTACTTTATCAACACCCACGATGCTCAGACTAACACATCGTCAAGCGACAACGGGGCCCTGGGCTTTATTGCCAAGGCTGGCCTACGATGGATGGTGACGGACCACCTTGCGTTGTTCGGAGAATGGAAATACAACCAAGTGAAGTATAATTATGACAGCATGCCTATAGGATCAACCGATGGGGGAGGGCAAGCGCAATACCGTTCCTACATCGCCGTAGGAGGCATCGGCTGGCATTTTTAG
- a CDS encoding YciI family protein yields MKFVIIGYDSPEGEARRKIHRTAHLANLEPLDRQGRIVLAGPLTDKAGSLLVLEFDTREEAESFISHDPYTVHGVFERVEIHPFLQVFPTSLS; encoded by the coding sequence ATGAAGTTTGTCATCATCGGGTACGACAGCCCGGAGGGGGAGGCCAGACGGAAAATCCATCGGACCGCCCACTTAGCGAACCTCGAACCACTGGATAGGCAAGGGCGAATCGTCCTCGCAGGCCCTCTTACGGATAAAGCCGGAAGCCTGCTGGTGCTGGAGTTTGACACGCGGGAGGAGGCTGAAAGCTTCATCAGCCATGACCCCTATACGGTTCATGGAGTCTTTGAACGAGTTGAAATTCACCCGTTTCTTCAGGTTTTCCCCACATCACTCTCGTAA
- a CDS encoding proteasome accessory factor PafA2 family protein translates to MVNRIFGLETEYGLLIHEDRPDHSPTWFAHRLRDQLFHVQRRGVLDLHHRGHDEPPGNGGFLVNAGRIYLDMGHLEYASPECHSLTDVVASDRAGDLLLQQALEELGLSEQVSLIKNNIDHETDATFGSHENYLVSRRFPFSRRGLAPLVTFLVTRQIFTGSGRVGSAAPQDAWIQTDRLIVPRSAFGTHQVSDLSFQISQRADYIVNDFFEWVQHNRAIVNTRDEPLADPNQYRRIHLLLGDSNMAEYATALKLGTTGLVLQLIEEGHAPQDLEIDEPVEALQEISQDQERRWLIQLQSQKTMSALDIQERFLDCAVQHCKGQDEETDWVLAQWASVLHDLRGDYQQLVGRVDWASKLWLLECFREAEHVDWSDPMMKSLDLEYHNLNRAKGLYHGLLEEGRAPRMTTDRLIHLAMDTAPKNTRAYGRSELVRHLLNEGSASAVNRAPSPDGSFPPYVINWSIFQVRGHAPFPMPDPFKTYLEDVRTHLQSVIV, encoded by the coding sequence ATGGTAAACCGTATCTTCGGGTTGGAGACTGAATACGGGCTCTTGATTCACGAGGATCGTCCTGACCATTCACCGACCTGGTTTGCCCATAGGCTCCGCGACCAGCTGTTCCATGTCCAGCGGAGAGGTGTCCTCGACCTCCACCATCGTGGGCATGACGAGCCTCCCGGCAACGGGGGATTTCTCGTCAACGCCGGACGAATCTATTTGGACATGGGACATTTGGAGTACGCCTCGCCGGAATGTCATTCTCTCACCGATGTCGTGGCGTCCGATCGTGCGGGAGATCTCCTGCTGCAGCAAGCTCTCGAAGAGCTCGGCTTGTCAGAACAGGTGTCCTTGATCAAGAACAACATCGATCATGAAACCGACGCGACCTTCGGCTCGCATGAGAACTATCTGGTATCTCGGCGGTTCCCTTTTTCGAGGCGAGGGCTGGCTCCGCTCGTGACGTTTCTGGTGACCCGGCAGATTTTTACCGGCTCCGGACGGGTCGGTTCCGCCGCTCCACAAGATGCCTGGATTCAGACGGATCGGTTGATCGTTCCACGTTCGGCGTTCGGTACGCACCAGGTATCGGATCTATCCTTTCAAATCTCCCAACGTGCCGACTATATCGTGAACGATTTCTTCGAATGGGTGCAGCACAATCGGGCCATTGTGAACACGAGAGATGAACCGTTGGCCGATCCCAATCAGTACCGTCGGATCCATCTGCTGCTGGGCGATTCCAACATGGCCGAATATGCGACGGCATTGAAGCTCGGAACGACAGGACTGGTGCTGCAGCTCATCGAAGAAGGACATGCGCCTCAGGATTTAGAGATCGACGAACCGGTGGAGGCGCTTCAAGAGATTTCTCAGGATCAAGAACGGCGCTGGTTGATTCAGTTGCAGTCTCAAAAAACGATGTCGGCTTTGGATATTCAAGAACGGTTTCTTGACTGTGCCGTTCAGCATTGCAAGGGGCAGGATGAAGAAACCGATTGGGTGCTTGCTCAATGGGCATCGGTGCTTCATGACCTGCGCGGCGATTATCAACAGCTCGTCGGGCGTGTCGACTGGGCGTCCAAACTGTGGTTGCTGGAATGCTTCCGCGAAGCGGAACATGTCGACTGGAGCGATCCCATGATGAAAAGTTTGGATTTGGAGTATCACAATTTGAATCGCGCGAAGGGGTTGTACCATGGATTATTGGAAGAGGGGCGCGCCCCTCGGATGACGACAGACCGCCTCATCCATCTTGCGATGGACACGGCCCCGAAAAACACGCGTGCCTACGGCCGCAGTGAACTGGTCAGACATCTCCTGAATGAGGGGTCTGCTTCAGCAGTGAATCGGGCTCCGTCGCCTGATGGATCGTTCCCTCCCTATGTCATCAACTGGTCGATTTTCCAAGTGCGCGGTCATGCCCCGTTTCCCATGCCGGATCCGTTCAAGACATATCTGGAAGATGTGCGGACCCACTTACAAAGCGTGATCGTGTAG
- a CDS encoding 2-oxoacid:acceptor oxidoreductase family protein produces MIKKRLNIRMSGLGGQGAVTAAHVMAMAANRDGKFSISNPFFGAEKRMAPAESYCRIGIERIYDRGELVFPDVIQVFHPQVITMGKSYTMPFYSGIKEGGVVIINSDVPLLSEEDIQRLKDLDVAVFYIPGTQIAIEIAGTELSTNMTMIGSVAGITKCVSMEALDGALQERFGKKFVASGGTASLDEAIKKKFAKKEMLLAKNLATVKRAYDIASEWAEKNKIELRVGNPAVAA; encoded by the coding sequence ATGATCAAGAAGCGACTTAATATTCGTATGTCAGGTTTAGGCGGACAAGGTGCCGTCACCGCCGCTCACGTCATGGCCATGGCCGCCAATCGGGATGGAAAGTTCTCCATCTCAAACCCGTTTTTTGGTGCCGAGAAGCGCATGGCTCCAGCTGAGAGTTATTGTCGTATCGGCATTGAGCGGATCTATGATCGAGGGGAGCTCGTGTTTCCGGATGTGATCCAGGTATTCCATCCACAGGTCATTACCATGGGTAAAAGTTACACCATGCCGTTCTATTCAGGCATCAAAGAAGGCGGTGTGGTCATCATCAACTCCGATGTTCCGCTGCTTTCCGAAGAGGATATCCAACGTCTAAAAGATTTGGACGTTGCCGTGTTCTATATTCCAGGCACGCAGATCGCGATCGAAATAGCCGGAACGGAGTTGTCGACGAACATGACCATGATCGGTTCCGTCGCCGGGATCACCAAGTGCGTATCGATGGAAGCTCTCGATGGCGCACTCCAGGAACGATTCGGCAAGAAGTTCGTCGCCTCGGGGGGCACCGCCTCGCTGGACGAAGCCATCAAGAAAAAGTTCGCGAAGAAGGAAATGCTTCTGGCAAAGAATTTGGCGACCGTCAAGCGTGCTTACGATATCGCTAGTGAGTGGGCGGAAAAGAACAAGATCGAATTGCGGGTTGGCAATCCGGCCGTCGCTGCGTAA
- a CDS encoding carbon monoxide dehydrogenase beta subunit family protein encodes MTDYRVLPGPEHFLPPAAASMGVRLPNPGEAHINGVITSEENAYDEAARQFLMAKVPTIFPGPLVLWAWNEKAAKKATAIRHLFNTLKECVQPNQKPMLIPMPDYRPKYPKINPEIEINPNHPNLTIWHNKIDCCVFIGVHCHQANLSLKIIRGGTSCYTIAMCAQAGHEDAMLSFRDASVDKIMRLADTIKRLKGTVQPKVTPVKNAVSD; translated from the coding sequence ATGACCGACTATCGTGTGCTTCCAGGGCCAGAACACTTCCTTCCCCCAGCTGCTGCAAGCATGGGGGTTCGATTACCGAATCCAGGAGAAGCCCATATCAATGGCGTGATTACCTCGGAAGAAAATGCCTACGATGAAGCGGCGCGTCAGTTCTTAATGGCAAAAGTACCGACCATCTTCCCCGGGCCCTTGGTGCTTTGGGCATGGAACGAAAAGGCCGCAAAGAAAGCGACGGCCATTCGGCATCTGTTTAACACACTGAAGGAATGTGTTCAGCCGAACCAAAAGCCGATGTTGATTCCGATGCCGGACTACCGTCCCAAGTACCCAAAGATCAACCCCGAAATTGAGATCAACCCGAATCATCCGAATTTGACGATCTGGCACAACAAGATCGACTGCTGCGTATTTATCGGCGTCCATTGTCATCAAGCCAATCTATCGCTAAAGATTATTCGTGGAGGGACATCCTGCTATACTATCGCCATGTGCGCGCAGGCTGGCCATGAAGATGCCATGCTTTCATTCCGCGATGCATCGGTCGACAAGATCATGCGATTGGCCGACACCATAAAACGCTTGAAAGGGACCGTCCAACCAAAAGTGACGCCGGTGAAGAACGCCGTCTCAGATTGA
- a CDS encoding proteasome subunit alpha — translation MGMQGDFYQLLKEQGYVFGSSGQAGTKQELTTATTILAFKYREGVLVAGDRRATAGNMVMYDRTDKVLEIDQHSVMAIAGVPATAYEMARILEHSFKYYRRTQLQELSFEGKLRALSKLLKENVAAALAGTGAVAPIFAGYDAGQEAAKIYFYDILGAEFEGVEFAVSGSGSSTIRGILHYLNTWGDQPLSAMSEEQATVQALRLLTSAAEFDSATGGVNREAGLYPVIKFITAGDVRVMPDLQLRSLFESRVARSV, via the coding sequence ATGGGGATGCAGGGCGATTTCTATCAGCTCTTGAAAGAACAAGGATACGTGTTCGGATCGTCGGGACAGGCCGGCACAAAGCAGGAATTGACGACCGCCACAACCATCCTTGCCTTTAAGTATCGCGAAGGCGTTCTGGTCGCTGGAGATCGTCGCGCGACCGCCGGAAATATGGTGATGTACGACCGCACGGACAAGGTATTGGAGATCGACCAACATAGTGTTATGGCGATCGCCGGAGTGCCGGCGACCGCCTATGAAATGGCGCGCATCCTCGAACATTCTTTCAAGTATTATCGGCGGACACAGCTCCAAGAGCTCAGCTTTGAGGGAAAGCTCCGGGCTCTCTCCAAATTGTTGAAGGAGAATGTCGCGGCAGCCTTAGCGGGGACCGGAGCCGTGGCCCCGATCTTTGCCGGTTACGATGCCGGGCAAGAGGCAGCGAAAATCTACTTTTACGATATTCTCGGCGCGGAGTTTGAGGGAGTGGAATTTGCGGTATCGGGGTCCGGTTCATCGACCATCCGAGGGATTCTTCATTACTTGAATACATGGGGCGATCAGCCGCTGAGTGCGATGTCGGAAGAGCAAGCAACCGTTCAGGCGTTGCGACTGTTGACGAGTGCGGCAGAATTCGACAGCGCGACCGGCGGAGTCAACCGCGAAGCCGGTCTCTATCCGGTCATTAAGTTCATCACCGCCGGCGATGTCAGAGTGATGCCGGATCTTCAGCTCCGATCGCTGTTTGAATCAAGGGTTGCTCGAAGCGTGTAA
- a CDS encoding pyruvate ferredoxin oxidoreductase, producing MYNVAQVIDEKCTAKKGCRLCIMYCPEANCLDLNTTKMVAEVFIDRCKGCELCVVVCNAAKHEAIVMQAVSASGQLMSKKGESAALGQAYQG from the coding sequence ATGTATAATGTCGCACAAGTCATCGACGAAAAATGTACGGCCAAGAAAGGCTGCCGGCTGTGCATCATGTACTGTCCTGAGGCTAATTGTTTGGACTTGAATACGACCAAGATGGTAGCGGAAGTGTTCATCGATCGTTGCAAAGGCTGCGAGCTATGCGTGGTCGTTTGCAACGCCGCCAAGCACGAGGCGATTGTGATGCAAGCTGTCAGCGCCAGCGGTCAGCTGATGTCGAAAAAGGGGGAATCCGCAGCTTTGGGGCAAGCCTATCAGGGTTGA
- a CDS encoding transketolase C-terminal domain-containing protein: MAEAKSLIGTQNKKGQTYTDTWKMMNEAPRTPSFFTGSEVIKEALRRASCDVMIAYPITPQSEAAALIGELFAEGYIGDYFRGESEFAVMSQCAGSAFGGARVFTTTAGPGTMRAMENFPMWAGARLPIQMIVTCRGINSPLSIQPDTLEIAYLLNTGMLVWHAETAQDFFDWILKGYMVSEEPEVHLPLALCCDGFFVTHTKDVVNLTPADMCLPPYDPYRSPVPCMDMECPPVRMMRDPFVMKSNYISYATHASWQQEIWAAVERSRKHSIHWLNGLIDTENTDADIVIVASGTAVSQGREAIRLLEDEGVRCGLVKVKTLRPWPEEEIREATKNAKHIFVPEFNVTGWLAKEIRATVPNHHRVHAGPHVCGGMTMPPEIIVSEIKTALGMKTFSLAGRGS; encoded by the coding sequence ATGGCAGAAGCAAAATCCCTCATTGGGACGCAAAATAAAAAAGGTCAGACCTATACTGATACCTGGAAAATGATGAATGAGGCTCCTCGCACACCATCATTCTTCACGGGCAGCGAAGTCATCAAGGAAGCTCTCCGTCGGGCAAGTTGCGATGTCATGATCGCGTATCCGATCACGCCACAGAGTGAGGCCGCTGCATTGATCGGCGAATTATTTGCTGAAGGCTATATCGGAGACTACTTCCGCGGCGAGAGCGAATTTGCCGTCATGTCGCAATGCGCCGGTTCCGCATTTGGCGGAGCTCGTGTGTTCACAACAACAGCAGGACCTGGCACCATGCGGGCCATGGAGAACTTCCCGATGTGGGCTGGCGCCAGGTTGCCGATTCAGATGATCGTCACCTGTCGAGGCATCAACTCACCGCTCTCGATTCAACCAGACACCCTTGAAATCGCCTATCTGCTGAACACCGGCATGTTAGTGTGGCATGCAGAGACTGCTCAAGACTTCTTCGATTGGATTCTGAAGGGTTACATGGTGTCGGAAGAGCCGGAGGTGCATCTTCCACTCGCACTGTGCTGCGACGGATTCTTCGTCACCCACACGAAAGACGTGGTGAATCTGACGCCAGCGGACATGTGCCTCCCACCATATGACCCTTACCGGTCTCCCGTACCTTGTATGGATATGGAGTGTCCACCTGTTCGGATGATGCGCGACCCATTTGTCATGAAAAGCAACTACATCAGCTATGCAACCCATGCCAGCTGGCAGCAAGAAATTTGGGCTGCTGTTGAACGCTCTCGTAAACATTCGATCCATTGGCTGAATGGTTTGATCGACACCGAAAACACGGACGCAGATATCGTGATCGTAGCTTCAGGCACCGCCGTTTCTCAGGGTCGAGAAGCAATCCGGTTGTTGGAAGATGAAGGCGTGCGATGCGGTCTGGTAAAGGTGAAAACCTTACGCCCCTGGCCGGAAGAAGAAATTCGCGAGGCGACCAAGAACGCAAAACACATTTTTGTGCCGGAGTTCAACGTGACCGGGTGGCTGGCCAAAGAAATCCGGGCCACCGTCCCAAATCACCATCGAGTCCATGCCGGTCCACACGTTTGTGGAGGCATGACGATGCCGCCGGAGATCATCGTGTCTGAAATTAAGACAGCTCTTGGGATGAAGACCTTCTCCCTGGCTGGTCGTGGAAGCTGA
- the rho gene encoding transcription termination factor Rho: MHLAELKQKSIADLNDVARELKIEGAANLRKQELIFAILQAQTEKNGVVFGEGVLETLPDGFGFLRAPDSNYLPGPDDIYISPSQIRRFNLRTGDIVSGQIRPPKESERYFALLKVEKVNYEDPEVARDKILFDNLTPLYPEERIQLEFDREEYCTRVMDLITPIGKGQRGLIVAAPRTGKTMLLQAIARAILKSHNEVTLIVLLIDERPEEVTDWQRQVKAEVISSTFDEPAQRHAQVAEMVLEKAKRLVEHKKDVVILLDSITRLARAYNTIAPPSGKVLSGGLDSNALQRPKRFFGAARNIENGGSLTIMATALVDTGSRMDDVIFEEFKGTGNMEVHLDRRLADKRLFPAIDISQSGTRKEELLVDKDRLNKMWILRKVLSPLGTMEAMEFLMDKIGGTKNNQEFLQSMNR, encoded by the coding sequence ATGCATCTTGCAGAATTGAAACAGAAGTCAATCGCGGATCTCAACGATGTAGCCCGTGAGCTGAAGATCGAGGGGGCTGCCAATTTGAGGAAACAGGAGTTGATCTTTGCCATTCTCCAGGCTCAGACCGAAAAAAACGGCGTGGTTTTTGGAGAGGGGGTTCTGGAAACCCTTCCAGACGGATTCGGCTTCTTGCGCGCACCGGATTCTAATTACCTGCCGGGTCCTGACGACATTTACATTTCACCCTCGCAGATTCGTCGGTTCAACCTCCGCACGGGCGATATCGTATCGGGTCAGATCCGTCCGCCGAAGGAGAGCGAACGGTATTTCGCTCTTCTGAAAGTTGAGAAGGTCAACTACGAGGATCCGGAGGTTGCTCGAGACAAGATTCTTTTCGATAACCTGACGCCGCTCTACCCTGAAGAGCGGATCCAATTGGAATTTGACCGAGAAGAATACTGCACCAGGGTCATGGATCTGATCACACCGATCGGTAAAGGTCAACGTGGATTGATTGTCGCTGCTCCACGAACCGGCAAAACGATGCTCCTTCAGGCGATCGCCCGGGCCATTCTCAAGAGCCACAACGAAGTCACACTCATCGTTCTGTTGATCGACGAACGACCGGAAGAAGTCACCGATTGGCAGCGACAGGTGAAGGCCGAGGTCATCAGTTCTACGTTTGATGAACCGGCACAGCGACATGCTCAAGTGGCGGAAATGGTGCTGGAGAAAGCGAAGCGGCTTGTCGAACACAAGAAGGACGTCGTCATCCTGCTGGACAGTATCACGCGTCTTGCACGAGCCTATAACACCATTGCGCCCCCCAGCGGCAAGGTGCTCTCCGGCGGCCTGGATTCCAACGCGCTACAGCGGCCTAAACGCTTCTTTGGAGCCGCTCGCAATATCGAGAACGGCGGAAGCCTCACCATCATGGCGACCGCGCTTGTGGACACCGGCAGCCGCATGGACGACGTGATTTTCGAAGAATTCAAAGGAACCGGCAACATGGAGGTGCACTTGGATCGTCGTCTGGCTGACAAGCGTCTCTTTCCGGCGATCGATATCAGTCAGTCCGGGACGAGAAAAGAAGAATTGTTGGTGGACAAGGATCGGCTTAACAAGATGTGGATTCTGCGCAAGGTGCTCAGTCCCTTGGGGACCATGGAAGCAATGGAATTCCTTATGGATAAGATCGGGGGCACCAAGAACAATCAGGAGTTCCTGCAATCGATGAATCGATAA
- a CDS encoding alpha/beta fold hydrolase has product MITGIASSFRPPLPLRNAHLMTLVPRYLPRDTSLAGLPQEPRLFTVEPHAQLLGFCHWQADRRASATVVLVHGLEGCSESRYMRGIAAKAYRAGFNVIRMNQRTCGGTEHLSPTLYNSGLSGDYRTILKELAHRDGLGHVWFVGYSMGGNLTLKAGGEFGRTEPALAGIAAVCPNINPTVCARALEESRNFIYHRHFLMRLKSRLRRKAALLPGKWDLSQLDRIATISEFDDRYTAHDGGYQSGVDYYDRAGARHVLDAIEVPTLIITAQDDPFIPYSMFTAPTIRRHRHIRVVAPRYGGHCGFFHRGQNGEDPYWAENRIVDFLLGRL; this is encoded by the coding sequence ATGATCACCGGCATCGCTTCATCCTTCCGGCCGCCGTTACCTCTCCGCAACGCTCATCTCATGACCCTCGTCCCCCGCTACCTGCCGCGTGACACGTCCTTGGCGGGATTGCCTCAGGAGCCGCGTTTGTTTACTGTTGAGCCACACGCACAGCTTCTGGGATTCTGCCATTGGCAAGCCGATCGCAGGGCGTCTGCCACAGTGGTGCTGGTTCACGGCCTTGAGGGCTGCAGTGAATCCCGATACATGCGCGGCATTGCTGCAAAGGCCTATCGGGCAGGCTTCAACGTCATTCGCATGAATCAGCGCACGTGCGGCGGCACGGAACATCTCTCCCCGACCCTTTATAACAGCGGCTTGAGCGGAGACTACCGCACGATTCTTAAGGAGCTCGCTCATCGAGACGGACTCGGCCACGTATGGTTTGTCGGATATTCGATGGGCGGAAATCTGACCTTGAAGGCGGGCGGCGAGTTCGGCCGGACCGAGCCGGCGCTGGCGGGAATCGCAGCAGTATGTCCGAACATCAACCCGACCGTTTGCGCTCGTGCGTTGGAGGAGTCTCGTAATTTCATCTACCATCGTCACTTTCTGATGCGGTTGAAATCGAGATTGCGGAGAAAGGCGGCCCTGCTACCCGGGAAATGGGATCTGTCGCAACTCGACCGGATCGCCACCATCAGCGAATTTGATGATCGCTACACCGCTCACGATGGAGGGTATCAAAGCGGCGTTGATTATTACGATCGAGCAGGCGCACGCCATGTACTCGATGCCATCGAAGTTCCTACGCTCATTATCACGGCACAAGACGATCCGTTTATTCCATACTCGATGTTCACCGCACCGACGATTCGGCGACACCGTCACATTCGTGTGGTGGCGCCTCGCTACGGAGGTCATTGCGGGTTTTTTCACCGAGGCCAAAACGGAGAAGATCCGTACTGGGCGGAGAACCGAATCGTGGACTTTTTACTGGGGCGGCTATGA
- a CDS encoding class II aldolase/adducin family protein, translated as MLTAIGDVMRRCYERGWITTRDGNISMRKREGKYLYITPSSWRKTIVHPEHVVRLEIITDPLTGRLVPNVRDGQKPSGELWMHWNLQRDSKRTRTVVHVHATHVVAAIYAGIDLQAISSEFPEIARYTRVGPTVPPLPALSRDLADVTSECLGLGKDGALEFDIVGQANHGVCSVAMDPWASYEHIERLDHVCEIVLKSGAGVRAINHRLASVTA; from the coding sequence ATGCTGACGGCCATCGGCGATGTCATGAGACGTTGTTATGAGCGAGGTTGGATCACGACAAGAGACGGCAATATCAGTATGAGGAAGCGGGAAGGGAAGTATTTGTACATCACGCCCTCCAGTTGGCGCAAGACGATCGTTCATCCTGAGCATGTTGTCAGGCTGGAGATCATCACCGATCCGTTGACCGGTCGGCTGGTCCCCAACGTAAGAGATGGGCAAAAGCCGTCCGGAGAACTGTGGATGCACTGGAATCTGCAGCGTGATTCCAAGCGGACGCGCACCGTCGTTCATGTCCACGCCACACACGTTGTGGCGGCTATCTATGCGGGGATCGACTTGCAGGCAATCAGCTCGGAGTTTCCGGAAATTGCCCGCTACACCAGAGTAGGGCCCACAGTGCCACCGCTGCCGGCTTTGTCTCGTGATCTGGCCGATGTAACGTCGGAGTGCCTAGGTCTTGGAAAAGATGGTGCACTTGAGTTCGACATTGTGGGACAGGCAAATCACGGAGTCTGTTCGGTCGCCATGGATCCCTGGGCGTCTTACGAGCATATCGAGCGACTGGATCATGTCTGTGAGATCGTGCTGAAGAGTGGAGCGGGCGTGCGAGCGATCAATCACCGGTTGGCTTCCGTGACAGCCTAG